The Benincasa hispida cultivar B227 chromosome 9, ASM972705v1, whole genome shotgun sequence genome has a segment encoding these proteins:
- the LOC120085296 gene encoding deoxyhypusine hydroxylase, whose amino-acid sequence MASVNGDGEISSFSCSSDMEKFLCDRLNDVSLPIAERFRALFSLRNLKGPTPRNALILATRDPSNLLAHEAAFALGQMQDTDAIPALVVVLNDLSLHPIVRHEAAEALGAIGLESNIPFLEKSLALDPAQEVKETCELALRRIEQLKDSANEGESSTVEKSPFMSVDPAAPASSNASVGQLREILLDDDKGMYERYAALFALRNNGNDEALTAIIDSLSSTSALLKHEVAYVLGQLQKKAASDALSDILEDVKEHPMVRHEAAEALGSIADEKSIALLKEFSKDPEPIVSQSCEVALSMLEYERLGRSFEFLFMQSPQVQ is encoded by the exons ATGGCCTCCGTCAATGGCGACGGCGAAATTTCCTCCTTTTCCTGTTCCTCCGACATGGAGAAATTCCTTTGCGACCGCTTGAACGACGTCTCTTTGCCCATTGCCGAGCGCTTCCGAGCCCTCTTCTCCCTCCGCAACCTCAAAGGCCCCACCCCTCGCAATGCCCTCATTCTTG CAACTAGAGATCCTTCGAATTTGTTGGCTCATGAGGCTGCATTTGCATTGGGGCAAATGCAAGATACAGATGCCATCCCGGCTTTGGTGGTGGTTCTTAATGATCTTTCTTTGCATCCCATTGTTCGGCATGAG GCAGCAGAAGCTCTTGGAGCTATTGGCTTAGAGAGTAATATTCCATTTTTAGAGAAGAGTTTGGCTTTAGATCCTGCTCAAGAGGTTAAAGAGACATGTGAATTGGCTCTTAGACGAATAGAGCAACTGAAAGATTCTGCTAATGAAGGTGAATCATCCACAGTTGAAAAGTCGCCATTTATGTCTGTTGATCCAGCTGCACCAGCTTCTTCCAATGCCTCTGTAGGTCAACTGAG GGAAATTCTTCTGGATGATGATAAAGGCATGTATGAGCGATATGCAGCGCTGTTTGCTTTACGAAATAATGGCAATGATGAAGCTTTAACTGCGATTATTGACTCTTTAAGCTCAACAAGTGCTCTGCTAAAGCACGAG GTTGCTTATGTATTGGGCCAATTGCAAAAGAAAGCAGCTTCAGATGCTCTCTCTGATATACTCGAGGATGTTAAAGAGCATCCAATGGTTAGACATGAGGCTGCAGAAGCCCTTGGCTCCATTGCCG ATGAAAAAAGCATAGCGCTTCTCAAGGAGTTTTCAAAGGATCCTGAGCCTATAGTCTCGCAGAGTTGTGAGGTTGCTCTAAGCATGCTGGAATACGAAAGGTTGGGAAGATCATTTGAG TTCCTATTCATGCAATCTCCCCAAGTTCAATAA